Genomic DNA from Patescibacteria group bacterium:
CACTTGGGCGAGACCGCAAAGTCCCTCGACGGGTACCGCGAAGTAAAGCCAATGGTTTATGCCGGCGTTTTTCCGGCACAGGGAGATGAATATGGTGCGCTGCGGGACGCGATGGATCGCCTGAAGCTCAATGACGCCGCCTTGATGTTCGAGCCTGAACATTCGCCCGCGCTTGGCTACGGTTTTCGTTGCGGATTTTTGGGCATGCTCCACCTTGAAATCTTGAAGGAGCGCCTTTCTCGCGAGTACACGATCGATCTTATCGTCACTTTGCCGTCGGTTGCGTATCGCGTGTACATGGCCGGGACCGAGGAATATCGCGTCATCAAGGGTGCGCTCGACCTCCCAGATCCGTCGCATATTTCAAAGATCGAGGAACCGTGGGCGAAGGTCGACATTATTACGCCCGCTGACTATATCGGTAACGTGATGACCTTGTGTCAGGAACGCCGAGGGATCTATGTGAATACGGATTATCTCTCGGAAGGGCGCGCGATGTTGCATTACGAGTTGCCGTTGTCCGCGATCATTGTTGATTTCAACGACAGACTAAAGAGCGCGTCGAGCGGTTACGGCTCCATGAGCTACGAAATATTCGAATATCGAGTAGCAGACGTTGTGAAGCTCGACATCATGGTTGCTGATGACACCGTCGACGCCTTCGCCATGCTCGTGTACCGAGATGAAGCTGAGCCAGTTGGTCGCAAGGTGCTCGACATCCTCAAAGAAACCATCCCGCGCATGCAGTTCGTGATCAAACTCCAAGCTGCCGTGGGTGGCAAGATTGTGGCTGCCGAGAGAATCTCTGCGATGAGAAAAGATGTGACCGGCGACTTGTACGGCGGTGACTACACCCGAAAATTGAAGCTCCTCCAGAAGCAAAAGAAGGGTAAAGCTAAAATGATGGCCATGGGAGTAGGAAGCGTTGAGATCCCAAGTGAGGCGTATATGAAAGTACTAAAAAGATAGCCAATATTGGCTAATAAAAGCAGAAAATGGCTTGACAAAAGGCCATTTTTTTGCTATACTGAAATGGTTTTCTCACACCGTTTGGAGGTTCAAATGACCGCTTCAACCAAGCCCCGTTTGATCATCTTCTCCTCGATCGGCAACATCCCGCAGAAGACCGACAGGGATCTCAAGGAAGGCGACCTGAATTGCGCTGCGTGGCACATCAGCGATTGGCCGTTTGAGTGGTGGGCCATCGTGTACCGGCCCAAGACCAACGAGGTCTTCAGGCTCCACTGTTCCGACGGAGAAGACGGGGGCTACACCCCGGACCTTCCCAGCGGAAAGCTGCCGGACCATGTCATCATCCCCAAGCAGAAGCCGCGAAAGTACTGACCGCACCCCGAAGAGCCCACCGGCCTTCGCGGTGCGGTTCTTCTTTTTCATCCACCACCCCTCTACCATCGATGGGGCAATTTCGCTACCATGTCGGAATGAAAATCTCGAAAAAAACGATACAGAGATTCTGGGCGGTTATTGCGGGGTTGATTTTGGTTTCTATGCTGGTGTCCATGGTGGCTTTTGGTTTTTAGCATGAAAAAGATTTGGGATATTAAGCCGAGGACGGAGGTTTCTTTGCTGCAGCAGATTCTCGTGAACCGAGGAGTCCCCGCGACGAACGTCGAGGAATTTTTAGTGCCAAATTTTGAGCGTGACACCCACTCTTTTGATAAATTTACGAAGATGCCAATTGCTGTTGCGAGACTATTCGACGCGCTGGCGAATGAGGAGAAGATTGTGATTCATGGTGATTACGACGCTGATGGCGTGAGTGGGACGAGCCTTTTGTATGCGGCTATTCGGGACATTTGCAAGGCTCTCGAAATCCCTTTTATGGTCGAGGCTTTCCTGCCTGACCGCGAGAAGGATGGCTATGGAGTAGCGATGCACAATGTCGAAAGATTTGCGCGCGAGGGGGTCCGCCTTCTGATTACTGTTGATTGTGGTATCGCGAACGGGCTTGAGCTTGGACGGGCGCATGAACTCGGCGTCGACTCTATAGTCTGTGACCACCACCAAATGGGCGATCATTTCCCAGAACACTCGATTATTCTGCACCCGTTGGCGCCGGGGGAGACGTATCCGAATAAGACGCTGTGCGGAACCGGCGTAGCGTATAAGTTTGCGTGTGGCCTTATTAACGAGGCACGAAACCATGGCGCCGACATTCCTGAAGGCTACGAAAAGTGGATGCTCGACCTAGTAGCAGTCGCGACTGTCACCGATGTCATGCCATTAATCGGCGAGAACCGCGCGCTCGAATTTTTCGGTCTCAAGGTTCTGCAGAAGACTCGCCGACCTGGACTGAAGGCGTTGATCGACAGCACAGGAACGGAGCCGGCGGATATAGACACTCAAGCTATCGGATTCCGGATCGGACCTCGCTTGAACGCAGCCGGAAGACTTTCGAGTGCTAAGATTGCGTTTGATGCGCTTTCGGCGGATACGTTCGAGGAAGCTGCGGCGCCGGTTGTCCG
This window encodes:
- the lepA gene encoding translation elongation factor 4, producing the protein MVPQDRIRNFCIIAHIDHGKSTLSDRLLEITGTVASRNMKDQLLDSMDIERERGITIKLAPARMNWKKNDVEFTLNLIDTPGHIDFNYEVSRSLAAVDGAVLLVDATQGVQAQTVANLYLAIEQNLEIIPVLNKIDLPAADVPRRKAELVKLLGCKEEDVLAVSGKTGEGVRELLDVIIDRIPAPAGDPSGAPRALIFDSAYDDYKGVVAYVRVVDGTFKKREKLHMNATQSDGEILEIGALKPKFFQLDELETGQIGYIVTGLKDIRACRVGDTIAHLGETAKSLDGYREVKPMVYAGVFPAQGDEYGALRDAMDRLKLNDAALMFEPEHSPALGYGFRCGFLGMLHLEILKERLSREYTIDLIVTLPSVAYRVYMAGTEEYRVIKGALDLPDPSHISKIEEPWAKVDIITPADYIGNVMTLCQERRGIYVNTDYLSEGRAMLHYELPLSAIIVDFNDRLKSASSGYGSMSYEIFEYRVADVVKLDIMVADDTVDAFAMLVYRDEAEPVGRKVLDILKETIPRMQFVIKLQAAVGGKIVAAERISAMRKDVTGDLYGGDYTRKLKLLQKQKKGKAKMMAMGVGSVEIPSEAYMKVLKR
- the recJ gene encoding single-stranded-DNA-specific exonuclease RecJ, with protein sequence MKKIWDIKPRTEVSLLQQILVNRGVPATNVEEFLVPNFERDTHSFDKFTKMPIAVARLFDALANEEKIVIHGDYDADGVSGTSLLYAAIRDICKALEIPFMVEAFLPDREKDGYGVAMHNVERFAREGVRLLITVDCGIANGLELGRAHELGVDSIVCDHHQMGDHFPEHSIILHPLAPGETYPNKTLCGTGVAYKFACGLINEARNHGADIPEGYEKWMLDLVAVATVTDVMPLIGENRALEFFGLKVLQKTRRPGLKALIDSTGTEPADIDTQAIGFRIGPRLNAAGRLSSAKIAFDALSADTFEEAAAPVVRLEALNKERQALFAEMYKIAKEQVKGHGDAMPVLVVHSEGWLPGIVGLIAGRLVSEFGKPAFAFTNVGEHVVGSGRSLGGLHLVEAMNSCGDLFVKKGGHPQACGLTLHSTETVPLFREQVNTFARAYFGEVGPVDKLLIDAEVPLAEVTFELLKMLNSCQPFGEGNRPPVFSATKLKVREVMPMGATGAHVRLNVNDDVGLPFKLVGFSMGHLLGTVKIGDTIDVAYEAGENEWNGRKEVQYRIIDVNIC